The sequence below is a genomic window from Longimicrobium sp..
AACAACCTGGGCCACGTGATGCGCGAGAGCGGCCGGCTGACCGAAGCCGAGGCGCTGCACCGCGAGTCGCTGGCAGTCCGCCGCGCCGTGTGGGGGCCCGCGCACTTCGAGGTGACCGTCAGCCTGGCGAACCTGGCGGGCGTGCTGCGCGACCGCGGCGACCACGCCGGGGCCGACACGCTGTACCGCCAGGTGCTGGCGCTGCGCGTCCGCCTGGCGGGCGAGGAGCACCCGGACCTGGCGATGGACCGCGCCGGCTACGCGCAGCTCCTTCACCTTCGTGGCGACCTCGCGGGCGGCGAGGTGCTGTACCGCCGGGCGCTCGCCGTCCAGCGCCGGGTGCTGCCGCCCGGCCACGCGCTGACGGCTACCACCCTCACCGGGCTGGGCGCCCTCCTCGTGGATCGAAGCCGTCCGGCGGAGGCTCTCCCCCTGCTGGAGGAAGCGCTCGCGGCGCGGCGGGCCGCGCTGCCGCCCGGCCACTGGTACGTCGCGGAAACGGAGAGCGCGCTCGGCGCCTGCCTCTCCGCCCTCGGCCGCCGGGCCGAGGGCGAGCCGCTGCTGGTGCGGAGCGCGGTGGTCCTCGCATCCGCGCTCGGAGGCGAAAGCACGCTGGCCCGCGCCGCCCGGCAGCGGATCGACGATCATCGGCGGCGGACAGGCTGACCGGCCGCCCGGCTTCAATGCATCCTTGCATTGACTGGATGCGCGAGAGGCAGCACATTCGCGGCTCGGGCCCTGGTCACCCGGCCGCAACTGCCGCAGGGCTACACGCTGGTGGGGTTCGGGAAGCGGCAAGGTGGTGTACCTGTCCGTGCGGGACGCGGCGGGCATGCACCTGGCACGCGTTCGGCTGCGCTGAGCCGGCCGTGTGCGGAGGCACGGTGTGGATGGCGGCGGCGGTCAGCTTCGCCGCTGGTCCATGCTGTGCGGTGGGCGAACGGAGCAGGAGCAACCAACACGGAACCGAGGGAGGCTTGGATGGGTGAACAAGGGGTGGTGGTCGCGCGGCGCGGGCTGCACGACGAGGACGAGGGCTGGGAAGAGCGCCTGTTCGAGGCGCCGGACGACGAGGACGAGCTGGACGAGGACGAGGATTTCGACGACGAGGTGGACGACGACGATCTCGACGACGACCTCGACGACGAGCTCGACGACGAGGACCTGGACGACGAGCTTTGATCCGAGGGGGCGACCGGCCGGGTAGCCGGTCGTCCATCCCTCATCCGCGGCGGCCGCCCTTCACGGGGCGGCCGCCGTTTCTTTGTCTGCCCCGAATGGTGCCGTGTACCTCACCTGGGTAGCCGCCTCGTCCCGTGGGTGCACCGGCGCGCTTACGTCCACCGCGAGGTGCGCGATGATTGCGAGCGGAGCTTGAGCTCAGGTGTCAGCAGCAGATCAGGGGGGAGGCGCACCAATCGGGTCTCGGGTGCGCCACGAGATCTTACACCGGGGCGCCAACATCTATCTTCTAGCTTTGTGGTACATGCCGACGCATGTTCTGGCCGGGTTGTCGACACACACAATTAAGTTCCCAACGATGAGATCCTACCCCGATACGCGTCTCTGGCGGACTACTCTGGGGCACCAGGGCGATGAACACGAGCACCTGCGTGAAACTCTTCGCGCTGCGTACAACGATTTCCATGAGCGGGCGGCACTACTCGCTGGTGAAATCAGCAGGAGCCTCCCTGATTTCACCGTTCACGACATTATGCATATCGATGCATTGTGGGAAGCCGCAGACCGCATCGCAGGCCCGGGTCTTCTGATTTCTCCCGTTGAGGCCTTCGTGCTGGGCGGAGCGTTCCTGGTGCACGACCTAGGGCTCGGGCTGGCGGCGTACCCGGGCGGAGAGGAGGAGGTCTCGCGAGAGCCGCTGTGGAAGAGCGAACTCACGCGGCTGTTGCGGAATGAGAATGGACGCGCTCCGACGCCCAGGCAGATCAGCGATGCCCCCGAAGCCATGAAGCGCCGCGCGACAGCCATCGTTCTACGCGAACTACATGCACGGCAGGCGGAGCGTGTGGTCGGTCAAGGGTGGCGCGACCCGCGTTCCGGAAGACAGGTCTACCTGATAGAGTCGCCCGAGTTGCGGGACTCTTTGGGCCCGATCATCGGTCGAATTGCCCACAGCCATTGGTGGGGCGTGTCGCAACTCTCTTCGACGTTCGTGGAGCGCTTGGGCGCACCCCCGCGCTTCCCAGGCGATTGGGATGTCGATCCACTTCTCATCGCGGCGCTCCTGCGAGTTGCCGATGCCAGTCAACTCGACGTGCGTCGGGCCCCGGGATTTCTGTTCGCGCTCCGCCAACCGTCGAAGGAAGCCGAGCCCCATTGGGTCTTCCAGCAGCACTTGCACACGCCTCGTGTGCAGGGCGATCAGGTAGTCTACACTTCAGGACGACCGTTTCCCGAGCACGACGCAGACGCATGGTGGCTGTGCCTTGAGCAATTACGGGTGTTGAATCGTGAATTGGCACAGGTGGACCAGTTGCTCGCGGACAGCGGTCGTTCGCGCTTTACAATCCGAGGAGTACGAGGGGTCGAAGATCCCGCGCGGTTCGCTAAGCTGGTCCATACAGACGGTTGGAGCCCCATCGATGTTCAGGTCGGCGTCGGCGACGCGGTTTCGTTGGTCGCGCGACTTGGCGGGGAGCAACTCTACGGAGATGATCCGTCCATCGCGCTTCGTGAGTTGATCCAGACGCGTCCGACGCTGTACGCGCGCGGCGACTCGTCGAAAACAGGGCACCCGGTTGGGGCGAGATCAACGTGACGTTCGGCACGGACGAAATCGGCGATTGGCTTGAGGTAGAGGATACCGGGATCGGGATGTCGGCCGAGGTGCTCGCAGGGCCACTGGTTGACTTCGGAGCGTCATATTGGGATTCCGCGTTGATGCTTCGGGAGTTTCCGTCGCTCCTCGGACGCGGATTCCAGGCGACCGGCCGTTTCGGAATCGGTTTCTTCTCTGTTTTCATGGTCGCCGCGCGGGTAAGGGTTACTACACGGCGCCACGATGCCGCACAAGCGGATACGCGAGTGCTTGAATTCCGCCGCGGATTGGAAGGACGGCCTCTCCTGCGAATCGCTGCAGAAACGGAGCGGATGAACGACGGCGGAACGCAAGTTCGGATCTGGATGAACGATTCGCCATCTAAACTGGTCAAGCCTCTGCTCCGGTTCTGGGAAAGCTACAGTCCTCGTGTTCTGTCAGCAGAGGTACTCGCCGGACACGCCCCTGCTCCGCTTGCACGCGAAGAAGATATGTTCGAATTGTTCTGCGCATGGCTATGTCCAGCTCTGGACGTGCATTTGTGCGTTCAAAGGCGAGACGGGACCCTGGCCCGCGTGGTTGCGGCGTCCGATTGGCTGACGCTGGAGCCACGGCGCCTAGTCCTGCGGACGTATGGCCTCAGTGAGCCATGGAGCGAGGAAATGAGGTCTGTGCTGCAGTTAGCCGACGAGCGAATGCGCTTCGTCCAAGATGACGAACCGATCTATGGTCGTGCATGCTTGCCAGCGCACGAATCATGGCTCACCGGCGGGGGTGTAGTGTGCGCCATCACCGCCGGTGGAATTCGGATCGCCTCCTGGCCGGGAGTTGTCGGTATTATGACCGGCGTACCACGGACGGTTGCGCGCAACGAAGCCCGCTTGGAGGCAGATCCCTCAATGGTGGGGTGTTGGGCAACGGAGCAAGGCGTTCTCGCCCAAGACGGATTCGCGGACGAATCGGCGGCGGCTTCATATGCATCTCAGGTCGCGGCGCTCGGCGGAAATCCCAAGAATATCCCGTTCGCCCAATTCCACGGCGAGTGGGTCAGTTGTTCCGATATCCGTTCCTGGACAGTGGTGGCGGACGAGTATCTGGTGGTCTACGCATCCTTGTTCGATGGCGTGAACCTCGAAGGTGTTCCGGTGGAGCTTCCGGACGAGTACGACGACGTCTTCATCATATCCGCGACCTCCCGGACTACGTACCTGTTGTGGGTCCACCGGATCCGTGGTCAGGTTCTGGAAACACTTTCACGACGTCGGATTTGCTGGTTGTCTCCCTCGCCGACCTGTGGCAGGCTACACCGGAACAAGTACTAGAAGCTTCTGATCTGACATCCACGATCAGGAAGATCGGAACTCGAAAGGGCGCTCCCGTAGAGGCCTTTGCCATCCTGCTGAGGCGCCCCCTCCGTTCGCCGGCTGGGGCTAAGTGATCTTCGCTGCGCACCCAACCGGAAACCGGTGGGGCGCACGCCAGTTTGGACGTTCGTAAGGTTGGGTACAACACCGGGCCCGGAGGCATGTCGGCGGGGCGCGGCGGCTGGTACTTTGCAGCTAGCACGGGCATCGCCGCCCTCGGACGGGCGGCCGTTCCTCACTTCCGGCTTTCTCGTTCCATGGACCGAGTTCTTGCAGTGATCCTGGGTGGCGGGGCCGGCACCCGCCTGTTCCCGCTGACGGCGCAGCGCGCCAAGCCCGCCGTTCCCCTGGCGGGCAAGTACCGCCTGGTGGACGTGCCCATCTCCAACTGCATCAACTCCGGGCTCAACCGCATCTTCGTCGTTACGCAGTTCAACTCGGCCAGCCTGAACGACCACATCGCCCGCTCGTACCTGTTCGACCGGTTCCGCGGCGGCTTCGTGACGGTGCTGGCAGCCGAGCAGACGCCCACCTCCGAGCACTGGTACCAGGGCACGGCCGACGCGGTGCGCCAGAGCAACCTGCACATCCGCAGCTACGCGCACGACCAGGTGCTCATCCTGTCCGGCGACCAGCTGTACACGATGGACTACCGGCTGATGCTGGAGCACCACAAGCGCACCGGCGCCGACGTCACCGTGGCCGCCACCCCCGTCACAGCCGCCGAGGCGCCCGGCTTCGGCATCCTGAAGACCGACGCCGAGCACCGCATCACCGAGTTCTACGAAAAGCCGCCCCTCTCGGAGCTGCGCGGCAAGGAAAGCCCGGTGGAGCCCGCGCTGGAGCGCGCGGGGCGCATCTACCTGGCGTCGATGGGCATCTACATCTTCGACTGCGACGTCCTGCAGGAGCTGCTGGACGGCCACCGCGAAGCCAACGACTTCGGCAAGCACATCATTCCGTTCGCCATCCAGGAGCGGAAGGTGGTGTCGTACCCGTTCAAGGGCTACTGGAACGACATCGGCACCGTGCGGTCGTTCTTCGACACCAACCTGATGCTTACCGATCCGCAGCCGGCGTTCAACCTGTTCGACGAGCAGATGCCGCTGTACACCAATGCGCGCCTGCTTCCCCCGGCCAAGGTCACCCGCTCGCGGATCGACGCGTCCATCATCGGCGAGGCGTCGGTGATCATCGACAGCGACATCACGCAGTCGGTGATCGGCATCCGCTCGTACCTGGGCGCGCGCACCCGCATCCATCGCACGGTGATGATGGGCGCCGACTACTACCGCTGGGAGGACCCCGGAAGCCGCAACCGGGTGGAGGGGCCCCCGCGCCCCGGGGTGGACGAGGACTCCATCGTCGAGGGCGCCATCATCGACAAGAACGCCTCCATCGGCAGGAACTGCGTGATCACCAACGTCGCGCGGGTGGTGGAGGGCGAGGGCCCGGGCTTCTTCATCCGCGACGGCGTGGTGGTGGTCGTCAAGAACGCCGAGATCCCCGACGGCACCATCATATGAGCGCGCGCGCCCTGCGCATCGCGCAGCTCACCAACGAGTACCCGCCGCACGTCTACGGCGGCGCGGGCGTCCACGTGGAGTACCTGTCCCGCGAGCTGGCCCGCGCGGAAGGCGGCGCGCACCAGGTGCAGGTGCTGTCGTTCGGCGAGCAGCGGCACGAGGAGGGCAACCTGCGCGTGCAGGGCGTGGCGCCCGTCCTGCACCTCCCCGCGCGCGATCCCCGCCACGAGCGGCTGCTGGATGCGCTGCTCCGCGACCTGGCCATGGCCGGCGCGGTGGATGCGCCCGACGTGGTGCACTGCCACACCTGGTACTCGCACCTGGCGGGGTGCCTGGCGCGCCCGCTCACCGGCGCGCGGCTGGTGCTGACCACCCACTCGCTGGAGCCGCACCGGCCCTGGAAGGTGGAGCAGCTGGGCACCGCGTACGATGCCACGACGTGGATCGAGCGCACCGCCTACCGCAACGCCGACGGGGTAATCGCCGTCTCGCGCGCCATGAAGGACGACGTGCAGGCGCTGTACGGCGTGGATCCGCGGCGCGTGCGGGTGATCTACAACGGCATCGATCCCGACGAGTACCAGCCGCGCTTCGATCCCGATGGCCTCCGCGCACTGGGGGTGGATCCCGACCTGCCGATCGTCCTCTTCGTCGGCCGCATCACGCGGCAGAAGGGAATCCTCCATCTCGTCCGCGCCATCCGGCACCTTCGCCCCGGCGTGCAGGTGGTGCTGTGCGCCGGCGCGCCCGACACGGAGGAGATCGGCCGCGAGATGGCGGCGCTGGTAAGCGAGGTGAAGCGCGACGCGCCGGTGCCCGTGGTGTGGATCAGCGCGATGCTCTCCAAGGACCGCATCATCCCGCTGTACTCGCACGCCGCCGTCTTCGTCTGCCCCTCGGTCTACGAGCCGTTCGGCATCATCAACCTCGAGGCGATGGCGTGCGAAACGCCGGTCGTCGCCTCGGCCGTGGGGGGCATCCCCGAGATCGTCGTCCCGGGGGAGACGGGGACGCTCGTGGGGTTCGAGGCGGAGGGCGGTGGCTCGGCGGAGCCCCGCGACCCGGAGGCGTTCTCCCTGGCGCTCGCGACTGCGGTCAACGAGCTGATGGATGCGCCCGAGCGGCGGGCCGCGATGGGGCGGGCCGGGCGCGAGCGCGTTTTGGCCCAGTTCAGCTGGCGGGCCATCGCCGGGCAGACGCTGGAGTTCTACCGCGAGCTGCTGGAGATGCCGGGGCGCGCGGAGCCCTGATTCAGGGCAGGACCCCGCTGGGGGGCTCCTCCCGGCGGCCGGTGTGCGGGTCCGGCAGCTGAAGTGTCTCCGCGGCGACCGTGGCCATGTTCTCGTTCACCCCGAAGGCGCCGAACGCGTACCGGATGATGGCGAGCGCCAGCTCCCGCTCTCCCACCACCGCCCGGCCCACGCCCCGCCGCTCCAGGTGCGCCCGCTCTTCGTCGCTGTGCGTGCGCACGACGGTGTCGATGTGCGGGTTCACCTTGCGCGCGTGGTCCAGGATCAGCCGCGCCTGGAAGGCATCGGGCGCGGAGACGACGAGAAGGCGCGCCCGCTCCAGCCGGGCGTGGTGAAGGATGCCCGGTCGGGTGGCGTCCCCGAACAGGGCCGGCATCCCCCGCGCGCGGAGCGCCTCTACCTCGCCGCGGTTCTGCTCCACCACCACGTACGGGATCCCCTGCCGCTCCAGCGCGCGGGCCACCGGCGCGCCCACCCTGCCGTGCCCGATCAGCACCACGTGGTCGCGAAGCGCCGCCTCGTTCACCCCGGACGGGAGCTCGCCGAGGGCGCCGGCGGGCCGCTCCAGCAGCTCGGCGATCCGGGGGCTGGCGCGCACCCAGCGCTCCAGCCCCGCCGCCGCGGCGAAGGCCAGGGGGTTGATGGTGAT
It includes:
- a CDS encoding HD domain-containing protein → MRSYPDTRLWRTTLGHQGDEHEHLRETLRAAYNDFHERAALLAGEISRSLPDFTVHDIMHIDALWEAADRIAGPGLLISPVEAFVLGGAFLVHDLGLGLAAYPGGEEEVSREPLWKSELTRLLRNENGRAPTPRQISDAPEAMKRRATAIVLRELHARQAERVVGQGWRDPRSGRQVYLIESPELRDSLGPIIGRIAHSHWWGVSQLSSTFVERLGAPPRFPGDWDVDPLLIAALLRVADASQLDVRRAPGFLFALRQPSKEAEPHWVFQQHLHTPRVQGDQVVYTSGRPFPEHDADAWWLCLEQLRVLNRELAQVDQLLADSGRSRFTIRGVRGVEDPARFAKLVHTDGWSPIDVQVGVGDAVSLVARLGGEQLYGDDPSIALRELIQTRPTLYARGDSSKTGHPVGARST
- a CDS encoding glucose-1-phosphate adenylyltransferase — protein: MDRVLAVILGGGAGTRLFPLTAQRAKPAVPLAGKYRLVDVPISNCINSGLNRIFVVTQFNSASLNDHIARSYLFDRFRGGFVTVLAAEQTPTSEHWYQGTADAVRQSNLHIRSYAHDQVLILSGDQLYTMDYRLMLEHHKRTGADVTVAATPVTAAEAPGFGILKTDAEHRITEFYEKPPLSELRGKESPVEPALERAGRIYLASMGIYIFDCDVLQELLDGHREANDFGKHIIPFAIQERKVVSYPFKGYWNDIGTVRSFFDTNLMLTDPQPAFNLFDEQMPLYTNARLLPPAKVTRSRIDASIIGEASVIIDSDITQSVIGIRSYLGARTRIHRTVMMGADYYRWEDPGSRNRVEGPPRPGVDEDSIVEGAIIDKNASIGRNCVITNVARVVEGEGPGFFIRDGVVVVVKNAEIPDGTII
- the glgA gene encoding glycogen synthase: MSARALRIAQLTNEYPPHVYGGAGVHVEYLSRELARAEGGAHQVQVLSFGEQRHEEGNLRVQGVAPVLHLPARDPRHERLLDALLRDLAMAGAVDAPDVVHCHTWYSHLAGCLARPLTGARLVLTTHSLEPHRPWKVEQLGTAYDATTWIERTAYRNADGVIAVSRAMKDDVQALYGVDPRRVRVIYNGIDPDEYQPRFDPDGLRALGVDPDLPIVLFVGRITRQKGILHLVRAIRHLRPGVQVVLCAGAPDTEEIGREMAALVSEVKRDAPVPVVWISAMLSKDRIIPLYSHAAVFVCPSVYEPFGIINLEAMACETPVVASAVGGIPEIVVPGETGTLVGFEAEGGGSAEPRDPEAFSLALATAVNELMDAPERRAAMGRAGRERVLAQFSWRAIAGQTLEFYRELLEMPGRAEP